A part of Carettochelys insculpta isolate YL-2023 chromosome 1, ASM3395843v1, whole genome shotgun sequence genomic DNA contains:
- the LOC142007234 gene encoding olfactory receptor 52E2-like gives MSHSNVTDFTNPSTIILLGIPGLEADYVWMSIPFCAMYAVVLLGNFIILFIVKIEASLHEPMYYFLCMLAITDLVLSTATLPKMLSIFLFSSREISFSACLTQLFFIHCFAVMESGIFMAMAFDRYVAICHPLRHSAILTNPLVAKIGLAVALRGIMLVLPIPLLLRRWLYCRTNILPYTHCEHMDVVKLACSDTRVSSYYGLFVLLCGIGLDMFFIAISYFQILRAIFRLPTKEARLKTLGTCSSHVCAILAFYIPNFFSSFTQRFGQNLPHYFHVLIGDVYLQLPPMLNPIIYGVRSKQIRDRLLRLFACVSRI, from the coding sequence ATGTCACATTCCAACGTAACCGACTTCACCAACCCCTCCACCAtcatcctgctgggcattccGGGCCTGGAAGCAGACTATGTCTGGATGTCCATCCCCTTCTGTGCCATGTATGCCGTAGTTCTGTTAGGCAACTTCATCATCCTGTTCATTGTGAAGATTGAagcaagcctccatgagcccatgtattATTTCCTCTGCATGTTGGCCATCACCGACCTGGTCCTGTCTACAGCCACACTGCccaaaatgctgagcatcttctTGTTCAGTTCCAGGGAGATCAGTTtcagtgcctgcctcacccagctgtTCTTCATTCACTGCTTTGCCGTGATGGAGTCTGGGATCTTCatggccatggcttttgatcgctatgtggccatctgccatcccctgagacattccgCCATTCTGACCAACCCCTTGGTAGCCAAGATTGGGCTGGCTGTGGCATTGCGTGGCATCATGCTTGTACTCCCCATTCCCTTACTGCTGCGGAGGTGGCTATACTGTAGAACCAACATCCTCCCGTACACTCACTGTGAACACATGGATGTGGTGAAGCTGGCCTGCAGTGACACCCGCGTCAGTAGTTACTACGGCCTCTTCGTACTGCTCTGTGGAATTGGTCTGGACATGTTTTTTATTGCCATTTCCTATTTCCAGATCCTGAGGGCTATATTCAGGCTCCCAACAAAGGAGGCCCGGCTCAAGACTTTAGGGACCTGTAGCTCTCATGTCTGTGCCATCTTAGCCTTTTACATCCCCAATTTCTTTTCCTCCTTCACACAGAGATTTGGCCAGAATCTGCCTCACTATTTCCATGTTCTCATTGGCGATGTATACCTCCAGTTACCCCccatgctaaaccccatcatctatggggtgagAAGTAAACAGATCCGAGACAGGCTTCTCCGGCTCTTTGCTTGTGTAAGCAGGATctaa